One Oryza glaberrima chromosome 10, OglaRS2, whole genome shotgun sequence DNA segment encodes these proteins:
- the LOC127786155 gene encoding uncharacterized protein LOC127786155, with protein sequence MASPSAAPNPRIHARASTRGAVKECQGKSKFFLEHQTKWEKEGNKGYDTNAHGWRFAYELTFPEGEIPSDWGYSKPLWDEHAKDEARRRHREAKQHKNEALQRQQRIEQVRTRWREKYGAGKAPRKEQLQKEAMDDMFDWQVLAEKRHTKNVQMALNIINRKHPGRNYELWEISAKSTIVEMELSYCHYNFTAYSPSSGFGFFFAETSDDVKCEDQVHSWCSIETGEIGCCVRCMSYEIYLVHPSSDKFLFGDESLHCCCADH encoded by the exons GATCCATGCCCGTGCAAGCACAAGAGGCGCAGTCAAGGAGTGCCAAGGCAAGAGCAAGTTCTTCCTCGAGCACCAAACCAAGTGGGAGAAGGAAGGGAACAAAGGCTACGACACCAACGCGCACGGCTGGCGCTTCGCCTACGAGCTCACCTTCCCGGAAGGCGAAATCCCTTCTGACTGGGGGTACAGCAAGCCCCTGTGGGACGAGCACGCCAAGGACGaggctcgtcgccgccaccgagaGGCGAAGCAGCACAAGAACGAGGCGCTGCAACGCCAGCAGCGCATAGAGCAAGTACGAACACGCTGGCGGGAGAAATATGGCGCCGGGAAGGCACCGCGTAAAGAGCAGCTGCAGAAGGAGGCTATGGATGATATGTTTGACTGGCAAGTTCTGGCTGAGAAGAGGCACACCAAGAATGTGCAAATGGCCTTGAACATCATCAACAGGAAGCATCCGGGCAGAAACTACGAGCTCTGGGAGATCTCTGCAAAGAGCACGATCGTTGAGATGGAACTATCCTATTGCCACTACAACTTCACTGCGTACTCCCCAAGCAGTGGATTTGGGTTCTTCTTCGCCGAGACGAGCGACGATGTTAAATGTGAGGACCAAGTTCACTCGTGGTGTTCAATCGAAACAGGCGAAATAG ggTGTTGTGTGCGATGCATGAGTTATGAGATTTACCTTGTACACCCAAGCAGCGACAAGTTCTTGTTCGGGGATGAAAGCTTACATTGCTGCTGTGCTGACCACTGA